In the genome of Coraliomargarita algicola, one region contains:
- a CDS encoding DUF1835 domain-containing protein, which produces MAATLHITSGDCAGQLLTQAQLPGEVFVWHDILYDGPRNPGWPSEATLRARAVFLEQSTGGGLDQAYVLETLQDQYRKLSEMLADTQIVLWFDACLFDQSMLCHILTCLQHLKRSQVELICIDAHPRIERYNGLGQLQPSELAASYPTRQPVSPEQFEFACQVDRAFAEQDLAAFQALAAQSQAPIQWIPAAVTRWLQEHSYADSEFGRLEYHTLAALRAGHHSPAEIFIAVAQADTPPQYWGDTTLWAKINGLAERTPPLVRIEGPSPRLPQWQSKHPLAEYRVNMVD; this is translated from the coding sequence ATGGCAGCAACCCTTCACATCACCAGCGGCGACTGCGCCGGTCAGTTACTCACACAAGCACAACTGCCGGGCGAGGTTTTTGTCTGGCACGACATTCTCTACGACGGCCCCCGCAATCCGGGCTGGCCGAGTGAGGCGACTTTACGAGCACGCGCCGTTTTCCTCGAGCAAAGCACGGGCGGCGGCCTGGACCAGGCATACGTGCTGGAAACACTCCAGGACCAATACCGCAAACTGAGCGAAATGCTCGCCGACACACAGATTGTGCTGTGGTTCGATGCCTGCCTATTCGATCAATCGATGCTGTGCCACATTCTCACCTGCCTACAACATTTGAAGCGCTCGCAAGTCGAGCTCATTTGCATCGACGCCCATCCCCGAATCGAACGCTACAATGGCCTCGGCCAACTACAGCCCAGCGAGCTGGCCGCCAGCTACCCCACACGACAGCCCGTCAGCCCCGAACAATTTGAATTTGCCTGCCAAGTCGACCGCGCCTTCGCCGAGCAAGACCTCGCCGCATTCCAAGCGCTAGCCGCTCAATCACAGGCCCCCATCCAATGGATTCCCGCGGCAGTCACGCGCTGGCTGCAAGAACACAGCTACGCCGACAGCGAGTTCGGACGACTCGAATACCACACCCTCGCTGCCCTCCGCGCCGGCCATCACAGTCCAGCCGAAATTTTCATCGCCGTCGCGCAGGCCGACACGCCCCCACAATACTGGGGCGACACCACCCTCTGGGCAAAGATCAACGGCCTCGCCGAGCGCACACCGCCCCTGGTTCGCATCGAAGGTCCCAGCCCACGCCTCCCACAATGGCAAAGCAAGCATCCACTCGCAGAATACCGCGTGAACATGGTGGATTGA
- a CDS encoding DUF2726 domain-containing protein, with product MDLLIYAIIGLFAVLFFGLGLARSLMSKPGTKNQASSKAKLDTNQETKLPYQACKSLLTPNEHAFFKVLQPLVEPHWHLFAKVRMEDIIEVPKELEYREKQSLRGRIKSRHIDFVICDPTTLKVLTCIELDDKSHQKKKSKEADQYNDRAMRDAGVSLLRVPARMSYSEEYLKSYLFEEEAPSESAYAPIATAMH from the coding sequence ATGGATCTTTTAATTTACGCCATCATTGGCCTTTTCGCTGTTTTATTTTTTGGTTTGGGACTGGCGCGCAGCTTAATGTCGAAACCAGGCACGAAGAACCAAGCTTCCTCCAAAGCAAAACTAGATACGAATCAAGAAACGAAGCTGCCCTACCAAGCGTGCAAAAGTCTGCTGACGCCGAACGAACACGCGTTCTTTAAAGTGCTGCAACCCTTGGTCGAACCACATTGGCATCTGTTCGCTAAAGTCCGTATGGAGGATATCATTGAAGTCCCCAAAGAGCTGGAGTATCGTGAAAAGCAAAGCTTGAGAGGACGTATCAAATCGCGCCATATAGACTTCGTCATTTGTGACCCAACTACACTTAAAGTATTAACCTGCATCGAGCTCGACGACAAGAGCCACCAAAAAAAGAAAAGCAAAGAGGCCGACCAATACAATGACCGGGCAATGCGCGATGCCGGAGTCAGTCTACTACGTGTCCCGGCCCGAATGAGCTACAGCGAGGAATACCTGAAAAGTTATCTGTTCGAGGAAGAAGCCCCTAGCGAATCCGCGTATGCGCCCATAGCGACCGCGATGCATTAA
- a CDS encoding response regulator transcription factor, whose protein sequence is MNSCLIIEDQADNRRWLNAIVSQAFPHCQITEAPDLKSSRAATAKAEFDLALIDLSLPDGSGLDALRAIQRSSPQTICVIITIMGDDALIVAALSAGAQGYLLKEHPAEQLSRQLRELSTGVPALSPSIAKRIMEHFQRTGPIEADHELLTEREKETLVLISRGYRNSEVASQLGIAPTTVASHIKAIYRKLGISTRAEASWYATRLGL, encoded by the coding sequence ATGAACAGCTGCCTCATCATCGAAGACCAGGCCGACAATCGCCGTTGGCTCAACGCGATCGTGAGCCAAGCATTCCCCCACTGTCAGATCACAGAAGCCCCCGATTTAAAAAGCAGCCGAGCAGCCACCGCAAAAGCCGAGTTCGACCTCGCCCTGATCGACCTGTCCTTGCCCGATGGCTCCGGCCTGGACGCCCTGCGAGCCATCCAACGCAGCAGCCCACAAACCATTTGCGTGATCATCACCATCATGGGCGACGACGCCCTCATCGTCGCCGCCCTCTCCGCAGGCGCGCAGGGATATTTGCTCAAAGAGCACCCCGCCGAGCAACTGAGTCGACAGCTGCGCGAGCTCAGCACAGGCGTTCCCGCGCTCTCGCCCTCAATCGCCAAGCGCATCATGGAGCACTTTCAGCGCACCGGCCCCATCGAAGCCGACCACGAGCTCTTAACCGAGCGCGAGAAAGAAACCCTCGTACTCATTTCCCGCGGATACCGCAACAGCGAGGTCGCCAGCCAGCTAGGGATCGCGCCCACCACCGTAGCCAGCCACATCAAAGCGATTTACCGCAAGCTCGGCATCTCCACCCGCGCCGAAGCCTCATGGTACGCCACCCGACTCGGGTTGTAG
- a CDS encoding Fic family protein, which yields MALLFGTSNPQRSAEISRELKAGHLRKLASKLYTDDLKSPAETIVQRNRLMIAAHFYPDAVISHRSALEGGSVSPGGKLHLSVPRKGVPPRKLPGLEIRIWNGPEPQANDIRTPLGDGLVVYSACEERAVLENFQIARARANDESKTFSGQELENWFDRQQRLVGPDWLPQLEAKVQQLANELGWQRELDCFKQFIAALRGKPSSHQLVSELASSRARGKPYDPDRIALFAELHTRLASEPFPDLPAPPVAEHPNRAFWEAYFSNFIEGTKFSVEEAQELVKETANAIHLEKKRPEDAHDVKETYRLIVDPNISGSVANNPDDYMNLIIRRHARMMATRHDVEPGVFKTKNNEVGSRTFVKPELVRETLARGWLASRELKSAASRAFYILFVVAEVHPFKDGNGRISRLGMNAVLENAQQMRLIIPTSLRNDYISVLEALTLNGNANPYVAFAHKLMDFNSRMPFRSFEESYEHFKKTGALDEPTNSNFSLENFIS from the coding sequence ATGGCTCTCCTATTCGGCACCTCGAATCCACAACGCTCTGCCGAAATCTCGCGTGAGCTGAAAGCGGGTCATTTACGAAAACTCGCTTCAAAACTCTACACAGACGACTTAAAAAGTCCTGCAGAGACGATTGTTCAACGCAACCGACTGATGATCGCGGCTCACTTTTATCCCGATGCAGTGATCAGTCACCGCTCAGCATTGGAGGGTGGCAGCGTCTCGCCAGGCGGCAAATTACACTTGAGCGTTCCCCGAAAAGGCGTGCCGCCTCGCAAACTCCCGGGTTTGGAAATCCGCATTTGGAATGGTCCAGAGCCTCAAGCGAACGACATACGCACACCACTAGGCGATGGGCTGGTAGTATACAGTGCATGCGAGGAGCGAGCTGTGCTAGAGAATTTTCAAATTGCGCGAGCTCGGGCAAATGATGAGTCCAAGACATTCTCTGGTCAGGAGCTCGAAAACTGGTTTGATCGACAACAACGGCTCGTCGGCCCCGACTGGCTTCCACAGCTTGAAGCTAAAGTGCAACAACTCGCGAACGAACTGGGCTGGCAACGAGAGCTCGACTGTTTCAAACAGTTTATTGCCGCATTACGTGGCAAACCATCCAGCCATCAATTGGTGAGCGAGTTAGCTAGTTCACGTGCCCGGGGGAAACCTTATGATCCGGATCGTATCGCCCTATTTGCTGAACTGCACACACGCTTGGCGAGCGAACCCTTCCCCGATCTGCCCGCGCCGCCGGTAGCGGAACATCCGAATCGGGCATTCTGGGAGGCTTATTTCTCGAACTTCATTGAGGGCACCAAATTCTCAGTCGAAGAAGCGCAAGAGTTGGTTAAAGAAACCGCAAATGCCATTCACCTGGAAAAGAAGCGTCCGGAAGATGCGCACGACGTGAAAGAAACCTATCGACTGATCGTGGATCCGAATATCAGTGGAAGCGTCGCGAACAATCCAGACGACTATATGAACCTGATCATTCGAAGGCACGCCCGTATGATGGCGACTCGTCATGATGTAGAGCCAGGCGTCTTTAAGACGAAAAATAATGAAGTCGGCTCACGCACATTTGTGAAACCGGAACTGGTGCGCGAAACACTCGCACGCGGATGGTTGGCCAGTCGCGAGCTGAAGTCGGCAGCATCGAGAGCATTCTACATACTTTTTGTCGTCGCAGAGGTGCACCCATTCAAAGACGGCAATGGACGTATCTCAAGACTAGGAATGAATGCCGTGCTAGAGAATGCGCAGCAGATGCGACTGATCATCCCCACCTCGCTACGCAATGATTATATAAGCGTGCTCGAAGCCCTTACGCTGAACGGCAATGCCAATCCCTACGTGGCGTTCGCACATAAGTTGATGGATTTTAACAGCCGTATGCCGTTTCGCTCTTTTGAGGAGTCCTACGAACACTTCAAAAAAACGGGCGCGCTCGACGAACCAACGAACTCGAATTTCAGTCTAGAAAACTTCATTTCATGA
- a CDS encoding nuclease-related domain-containing protein: MGVLKGWFGEKMASVGMWAFLDSRVYLRIHDLIVPTRSGTTQIDHILVSCYGIFVVETKNYNGWIFGDPKQARWTQVLYGKKHSFQNPLRQNYRHIKCLSECLGLSENYFHSIIFFIGDAVFKTSMPPNVVNERLARHIGSYRELMLSSDEVSSVYRRLQELKATPTLTRSTHMNSLKARHKSNTTCPNCGAPLVTRTARRGANAGNQFLGCSQYPKCRFTRTL; this comes from the coding sequence ATGGGGGTCCTTAAAGGTTGGTTTGGTGAAAAAATGGCTTCAGTTGGGATGTGGGCTTTCTTGGATAGCAGGGTTTATTTGCGTATTCATGATTTGATCGTCCCAACGCGTAGCGGTACAACTCAAATAGATCACATATTGGTTTCTTGCTATGGTATATTTGTGGTGGAAACCAAGAATTATAATGGCTGGATTTTTGGTGATCCCAAGCAAGCTCGCTGGACTCAAGTGCTATATGGTAAGAAGCATTCTTTTCAGAATCCTCTTAGGCAAAATTATCGACACATAAAATGCCTATCGGAGTGTTTGGGGCTTAGTGAGAATTATTTTCATTCGATTATCTTTTTTATAGGGGATGCTGTATTTAAAACTTCGATGCCGCCAAATGTTGTTAATGAACGGCTTGCGAGACATATAGGCAGCTATCGAGAATTAATGCTTTCTTCTGATGAGGTGTCTTCAGTGTATCGACGTCTTCAAGAGTTAAAGGCGACACCAACTCTGACACGCAGCACACACATGAATTCCCTGAAGGCTCGTCATAAATCAAATACGACCTGTCCTAACTGCGGAGCTCCTTTGGTGACTCGCACGGCTCGAAGAGGAGCGAATGCAGGCAATCAGTTTCTTGGGTGTAGTCAGTATCCTAAATGTCGTTTTACTCGAACACTTTGA
- a CDS encoding ATP-binding protein codes for MQAAPALSFIAADGQRFIVQPDPAGRPLLDLPADFWVQCLVGLVAWLVSAAVFAFRPGEASARYLLLSGAATLLFAPAAATYTTRELAVPGTLLQWASDLNFLGGSLFAASFVALLLVYPRRIAPRWVGPSVVALFVLWFVAQQIGLFESMTFARRFLVLLGVLATFVLAGAHWRISGRHPLERAKLQWFLLSWVVGTSVFCFFILLPQSFGIDTSPIQGYAFLLFLLVYGGLALGILRYRLFDLGEWWRRVMAWALAVLLLVVMDLFFVYGLQFSTGTSLAVALLICGLVWLPARAWLWQRFAPRNSQDTFDLFQRVVDVALAPPGTKNEVDRWRAVIHSVFEPLEMTQATGQPQTQVQLQDDGLTMVLPPVGRLPGLELRYARGGRALFHPRDAAQANELVSMLEHALASLAAYEKGVAEERTRIARDMHDNIGAQLLSALHSSENATKDARIRDSLSDLRAVINQSSECAETLATTLAELRLETAERLEAVGIEFKWSAPDQLPAVSSHQLSHALRSILREAVSNAIRHAQPTQVAIQLTATDNQLQLEIRDNGKGFDPATSPAGNGLGNIQARIDALDGSFKLSSLEGTTYLRIEIPCNASPS; via the coding sequence ATGCAGGCCGCGCCCGCGCTCAGCTTCATCGCGGCGGACGGGCAGCGCTTTATCGTGCAACCTGATCCCGCTGGCCGGCCCTTACTGGATCTGCCCGCCGACTTTTGGGTGCAATGCCTGGTCGGCTTAGTGGCCTGGCTAGTCTCCGCGGCGGTGTTTGCCTTTCGGCCCGGCGAGGCCAGCGCGCGCTATCTATTATTGAGCGGAGCGGCCACCCTGCTTTTCGCGCCGGCGGCGGCGACCTACACCACGCGTGAACTGGCGGTACCCGGCACCCTGCTGCAATGGGCCAGCGATCTTAATTTCCTCGGCGGCAGTCTCTTTGCCGCCAGCTTCGTCGCCTTGCTGCTGGTCTATCCCCGCCGCATTGCCCCACGCTGGGTCGGCCCCTCGGTGGTGGCGCTCTTTGTGCTTTGGTTTGTGGCCCAGCAGATCGGCCTCTTTGAGTCGATGACCTTTGCCCGCCGCTTCCTGGTCTTGCTCGGGGTGCTGGCGACCTTTGTGCTGGCCGGCGCGCATTGGCGCATCAGTGGACGCCATCCGCTGGAACGCGCCAAGCTGCAGTGGTTTTTGCTCTCCTGGGTGGTCGGCACCAGTGTGTTCTGCTTTTTCATCTTACTGCCGCAAAGCTTCGGTATCGATACCTCCCCCATCCAGGGCTACGCCTTTCTGCTCTTCCTACTGGTCTATGGCGGACTGGCGTTGGGGATCTTGCGCTACCGTCTATTCGATCTGGGTGAGTGGTGGCGGCGCGTCATGGCCTGGGCGCTCGCGGTGCTGCTCCTAGTGGTGATGGATCTGTTTTTTGTCTATGGCCTGCAATTCTCCACCGGCACCTCACTGGCCGTCGCTTTACTGATTTGCGGGCTTGTTTGGCTCCCCGCACGGGCTTGGCTGTGGCAACGATTCGCGCCCCGCAATTCGCAGGACACCTTTGACCTGTTTCAACGCGTGGTGGACGTGGCACTGGCCCCACCAGGCACCAAAAACGAGGTCGATCGCTGGCGTGCAGTCATTCACTCCGTCTTTGAACCCTTGGAAATGACTCAAGCGACCGGCCAGCCACAGACGCAGGTGCAGCTACAGGACGATGGTCTGACCATGGTCCTGCCCCCCGTCGGCCGACTCCCCGGACTGGAACTGCGCTACGCACGTGGCGGACGTGCGCTCTTCCACCCCCGCGACGCCGCACAGGCCAACGAACTCGTCTCGATGCTGGAGCATGCACTCGCCAGCTTGGCCGCCTACGAAAAAGGCGTCGCCGAGGAGCGCACACGGATCGCACGCGACATGCACGACAATATCGGCGCCCAACTACTCAGCGCACTGCACAGCTCGGAAAACGCCACCAAAGACGCCCGCATTCGCGATTCACTCTCCGACCTGCGGGCCGTCATCAATCAATCCTCAGAATGCGCCGAGACACTGGCCACCACCCTGGCCGAACTCAGACTCGAAACCGCCGAACGCCTGGAAGCGGTCGGCATTGAGTTTAAATGGTCCGCCCCCGATCAGCTGCCGGCAGTCAGCTCGCATCAACTCAGCCATGCCCTGCGCTCGATCCTACGCGAGGCTGTGAGTAATGCGATACGCCACGCCCAGCCCACGCAGGTGGCCATCCAGCTGACGGCTACAGACAATCAACTGCAGCTAGAAATTCGCGACAATGGCAAGGGCTTCGATCCCGCGACCTCTCCCGCAGGCAATGGACTGGGCAACATCCAGGCACGCATCGACGCACTTGACGGCAGTTTCAAATTGAGCAGCCTAGAGGGAACTACCTATTTACGCATAGAGATTCCCTGCAACGCTTCGCCCTCCTAG